The Metabacillus litoralis genome contains a region encoding:
- a CDS encoding helix-turn-helix domain-containing protein: protein MPTILLFISLLLHVVAFYFIVVLYMKYSTIKNISDTQRQLLEETENSMTSFLIDIKDENDRLIEKLLKTSNSIPQKREELHFNPINQDQKASHVEIQKPDKQVDELELPDHLLNVDQVEDIVEINQPKQQKNPSFEERAINLYKEGHTIEQIAKRLNVGKTEIELLLKFRQL, encoded by the coding sequence ATGCCGACTATATTACTTTTCATAAGTTTACTACTTCATGTAGTAGCTTTTTATTTTATCGTTGTTCTTTATATGAAATATTCTACAATAAAAAATATATCCGATACACAGCGTCAGTTACTTGAAGAAACAGAAAATTCTATGACTAGTTTTCTTATTGATATTAAGGATGAGAATGACAGACTTATTGAAAAGTTATTGAAAACTTCTAATTCAATTCCTCAAAAAAGAGAAGAACTTCATTTCAATCCAATTAATCAAGATCAAAAAGCTAGTCATGTTGAGATACAAAAACCTGATAAACAAGTTGATGAACTTGAACTTCCAGATCACTTATTAAATGTCGATCAAGTGGAAGATATTGTTGAAATTAATCAACCTAAACAACAAAAAAATCCTTCTTTTGAAGAAAGAGCTATAAATCTTTATAAAGAGGGGCATACTATTGAACAAATTGCAAAACGGTTAAACGTTGGTAAAACAGAAATCGAGCTTCTTTTAAAATTTCGTCAATTATAA
- the tsf gene encoding translation elongation factor Ts has translation MAVTAQMVKELREKTGAGMMDCKKALTETNGDMDQAIDYLREKGIAKAAKKADRIAAEGSTLVKVNGNEAVILEVNSETDFVAKNEGFKELINGLADFLLEKKPADAEAALSETMSNGTTVADYINSAIAKIGEKITLRRFTVLSKTDNDAFGAYLHMGGRIGVLTLLEGTTDADAAKDVAMHAAAVNPKYVSRDQVSAEEAEHERKILTEQALNEGKPENIVAKMVEGRLGKYFEDICLLDQSFVKNPDQKVKEFVQSKGATVKTFIRYEVGEGIEKRQDNFAEEVMSQVKK, from the coding sequence ATGGCAGTAACTGCACAAATGGTAAAAGAATTACGTGAAAAAACAGGCGCTGGAATGATGGATTGTAAAAAAGCGTTAACTGAAACTAATGGAGATATGGATCAAGCAATCGACTATCTTCGTGAAAAAGGTATTGCTAAAGCAGCTAAAAAGGCTGACCGTATTGCTGCTGAAGGTTCTACATTAGTGAAAGTAAACGGTAATGAAGCGGTAATCTTAGAAGTAAACTCTGAGACTGACTTCGTAGCGAAAAACGAAGGTTTCAAAGAATTAATTAACGGTTTAGCTGATTTCTTACTTGAGAAGAAGCCTGCAGATGCAGAAGCAGCATTATCTGAAACAATGAGCAACGGCACAACTGTTGCTGATTACATCAATTCTGCAATTGCTAAAATCGGAGAAAAAATCACTCTTCGTCGTTTTACAGTTTTATCAAAAACTGACAATGATGCATTTGGTGCATACCTACATATGGGAGGACGTATCGGCGTTCTAACATTACTTGAAGGTACAACAGATGCAGATGCTGCAAAAGATGTTGCAATGCATGCTGCTGCTGTAAATCCTAAGTATGTATCACGTGATCAAGTGTCTGCTGAAGAAGCTGAGCACGAGCGTAAAATCCTAACTGAACAAGCTTTAAACGAAGGTAAGCCAGAAAATATCGTTGCAAAAATGGTTGAAGGTCGTCTTGGTAAATATTTCGAAGACATCTGTTTACTTGACCAAAGCTTTGTTAAGAATCCAGATCAAAAAGTTAAAGAATTTGTTCAATCTAAAGGTGCAACTGTAAAAACTTTCATCCGCTATGAAGTTGGAGAAGGTATTGAAAAGCGCCAAGATAACTTTGCTGAAGAAGTTATGAGTCAAGTAAAAAAATAA
- the rpsB gene encoding 30S ribosomal protein S2, with protein MSVISMKQLLEAGVHFGHQTRRWNPKMKRYIFTERNGIYIIDLQKTVKKVEEAYKFVKELGAEGGTILFVGTKKQAQDSVKEEAERSGMYFVNQRWLGGTLTNFETIQKRIKRLKDIQRMQEDGTFEVLPKKEVVQLNKELERLEKFLGGIKDMKQLPDALFIIDPRKERIAVAEARKLNIPIVGIVDTNCDPDEIDYVIPANDDAIRAVKLLTAKIADAILESKQGEETTPA; from the coding sequence ATGTCAGTAATTTCTATGAAACAATTGCTTGAAGCTGGTGTTCACTTCGGTCACCAAACACGCCGTTGGAACCCAAAAATGAAACGTTACATCTTCACTGAGCGTAACGGTATCTACATCATCGACCTTCAAAAAACAGTTAAAAAGGTTGAAGAAGCTTACAAATTCGTTAAAGAACTTGGAGCTGAAGGTGGTACTATCCTTTTCGTAGGTACAAAAAAACAAGCACAAGATTCAGTTAAAGAAGAAGCAGAACGTTCTGGAATGTACTTTGTAAACCAACGTTGGTTAGGTGGTACATTAACAAACTTTGAAACAATCCAAAAGCGTATCAAACGTTTAAAAGATATTCAAAGAATGCAAGAAGATGGCACTTTTGAAGTACTACCAAAGAAAGAAGTAGTACAACTTAACAAAGAGCTTGAGCGTCTTGAAAAATTCCTTGGTGGAATTAAAGACATGAAGCAATTACCAGATGCATTATTCATTATTGATCCTCGTAAAGAGCGTATCGCTGTTGCAGAAGCTCGTAAATTAAACATCCCGATCGTAGGTATCGTTGATACGAACTGTGATCCAGATGAAATTGATTATGTAATCCCTGCAAATGATGATGCAATCCGCGCTGTTAAGCTTCTAACTGCAAAAATTGCAGATGCAATTTTAGAATCTAAACAAGGTGAAGAAACTACACCTGCTTAA